Proteins from one Streptomyces genisteinicus genomic window:
- a CDS encoding sensor histidine kinase, producing the protein MWTVLAWCAGLVFTFLIRVRLPGEDEPPVVAGVLFYRWDGITQLVLATALTVAGARRLERGPLGGLGLLLAASVVATTSLSVGEIPLAQFLAVDVALYTVAASRPRRTGAVAVAMALGVLAGYLAVRWLAGWDTGTSAELAVALTAVVAWLTGDSAHRSRRHAEEMRERITAQAVTDERLRIARELHDMVAHSMGIVALQAGAARRVIGTQPERAREALGEVEATSRETLAGLRRMLGALREAERGTPPSGEVAGAAPRTGADVVTGAPGLDEVDRLAATTTAAGVAVEVCRTGERRPLPPEIDLSAYRIVQEAVTNVVRHAGPAVCRVTLDHRTDALSIEVVDDGRGGAPSETGYGLLGMRERVGLLHGEFSAGPRPGGGFRVSARLPLPAGAR; encoded by the coding sequence GTGTGGACGGTCCTCGCCTGGTGCGCGGGCCTGGTGTTCACGTTCCTCATCAGGGTGCGGCTGCCCGGAGAGGACGAGCCGCCCGTCGTGGCGGGCGTCCTGTTCTACCGGTGGGACGGCATCACCCAGCTGGTGCTCGCCACCGCGCTGACCGTGGCGGGGGCACGGCGGCTGGAGCGCGGCCCGCTGGGCGGGCTCGGCCTGCTGCTGGCCGCCTCGGTCGTCGCCACCACGTCGCTGAGCGTCGGGGAGATCCCGCTGGCGCAGTTCCTCGCCGTCGACGTCGCCCTGTATACCGTCGCGGCCTCCCGCCCGCGCCGCACGGGGGCGGTGGCGGTCGCCATGGCGCTGGGTGTGCTGGCCGGCTATCTGGCCGTCCGGTGGCTGGCCGGCTGGGACACGGGCACCTCCGCGGAGCTCGCGGTGGCACTGACGGCGGTGGTGGCCTGGCTGACGGGTGACTCGGCGCACCGGTCGCGACGGCACGCCGAGGAGATGCGGGAGCGGATCACGGCCCAGGCGGTCACCGACGAACGCCTGCGGATCGCGAGGGAGTTGCACGACATGGTGGCGCACAGCATGGGCATCGTCGCCCTCCAGGCCGGGGCGGCACGGCGGGTCATCGGCACCCAGCCCGAACGGGCCCGGGAAGCGCTGGGCGAGGTGGAGGCCACCAGCAGGGAGACCCTTGCCGGGCTGCGCCGGATGCTCGGCGCGCTGCGCGAGGCGGAACGGGGCACGCCGCCGTCCGGGGAGGTGGCCGGGGCCGCTCCGCGGACCGGCGCGGACGTGGTCACCGGTGCGCCGGGGCTCGACGAGGTGGACCGGCTGGCGGCCACGACCACGGCCGCGGGGGTGGCGGTCGAGGTGTGCCGGACCGGTGAACGGCGGCCGCTGCCGCCGGAGATCGACCTGTCGGCGTACCGCATCGTGCAGGAGGCGGTCACCAATGTGGTCCGCCACGCCGGGCCGGCCGTGTGCCGGGTGACGCTGGACCACCGTACGGACGCCCTGTCGATCGAGGTCGTCGACGACGGGCGGGGCGGGGCGCCGTCGGAGACCGGCTACGGACTGCTGGGCATGAGGGAGCGGGTGGGGCTGCTGCACGGCGAGTTCTCGGCGGGCCCCCGCCCCGGCGGCGGCTTCCGCGTCAGCGCCCGGCTGCCCCTTCCGGCGGGTGCCCGGTGA
- a CDS encoding ABC transporter ATP-binding protein gives MIEVDELTKRYGPTTAVKGLTFTVRPGRVTGFLGPNGAGKSTTLRLMLGLHTPTGGTVTVDGRPFRDRPRGLRHVGALLDAAEVHPGRSAAAHLAALARSNRIPRSRVTEVIEEVGLAAAARRRIGAYSLGMRQRLGIAGALLGDPPVLLFDEPLNGLDPEGVRWVRGLFGELAAQGRTVLVSSHLMSEMEHTADDLVVIGRGELIAAESLSAFAARGGGGGVTVRTDEGERLAALLTADGATVRAEGGLLTVTGTDAGRVAELALDHRILLGELTTRTASLEDAFMRLTADRVEYTAGENR, from the coding sequence ATGATCGAGGTCGACGAACTGACGAAGCGTTACGGACCGACGACGGCCGTGAAGGGGCTGACGTTCACCGTGCGGCCCGGCCGGGTGACCGGATTCCTCGGACCCAACGGCGCCGGGAAGAGCACCACTCTGCGGTTGATGCTCGGCCTGCACACGCCGACCGGTGGCACGGTCACCGTGGACGGCCGGCCGTTCCGGGACAGGCCCCGGGGGCTGCGCCACGTCGGAGCCCTGCTCGACGCGGCAGAGGTCCACCCGGGGCGCAGCGCCGCCGCCCACCTCGCGGCCCTCGCCCGCTCCAACCGCATCCCCCGCTCCAGGGTCACCGAGGTGATCGAGGAGGTGGGCCTCGCCGCCGCGGCCCGCCGCCGGATCGGCGCCTACTCCCTGGGGATGCGCCAGCGGCTGGGCATCGCGGGAGCGCTGCTCGGCGACCCGCCGGTACTGCTCTTCGACGAACCGCTCAACGGCCTCGACCCCGAGGGGGTGAGATGGGTGCGCGGACTCTTCGGCGAACTGGCCGCACAGGGGCGGACCGTCCTGGTCTCCAGCCACCTGATGTCCGAGATGGAGCACACCGCCGACGACCTCGTCGTCATCGGCCGCGGTGAACTGATCGCCGCCGAGAGCCTGTCCGCCTTCGCGGCGCGCGGCGGCGGAGGCGGCGTCACCGTGCGGACGGACGAAGGGGAGCGGCTCGCCGCACTGCTCACCGCCGACGGCGCCACCGTCCGCGCGGAGGGCGGCCTCCTCACGGTGACGGGCACCGACGCCGGCCGGGTCGCCGAACTCGCCCTCGACCACCGCATCCTGCTCGGCGAACTCACCACCCGTACCGCCTCACTGGAGGACGCCTTCATGCGACTGACCGCCGACCGCGTCGAGTACACCGCGGGGGAGAACCGGTGA
- a CDS encoding ABC transporter permease gives MTTTTPPPAAPPRAAAEPRPRFADLLAAEWLKLWSLRSTGWSLLVAALAVLAFTMGTSWDTHRYWSEDDPAHAAAFVADGMPLAHAFTTNAGTLMMLAMGAFGALAVTGEYSSGQIRTTFAAVPARRSVMAAKTAVVAAVTAGFGAFVAGVSFAVTQAVLGTLGAGVPLDHPGALRVVAASALLAPVAGLAGVAIGAVVRHGAGAVVGCVVVLLLLPLLLSDDRHWSAVLGHTLPYQAWLRLTDVPYGPAGLVHPWSVTGAWTVYALWAVVAAAVAVAAVHRRDQ, from the coding sequence GTGACCACCACCACGCCGCCGCCCGCCGCACCGCCCCGCGCGGCCGCCGAACCCCGGCCCCGCTTCGCCGACCTGCTCGCCGCCGAGTGGCTGAAGCTGTGGTCGCTGCGCTCGACCGGCTGGAGCCTGCTGGTCGCGGCCCTGGCGGTGCTCGCGTTCACCATGGGGACGAGCTGGGACACCCACCGCTACTGGAGCGAGGACGATCCCGCCCACGCCGCGGCGTTCGTCGCGGACGGCATGCCGCTGGCGCACGCCTTCACCACCAACGCCGGCACCCTGATGATGCTCGCCATGGGCGCTTTCGGGGCGCTCGCCGTCACCGGCGAGTACAGCAGCGGCCAGATCCGGACGACGTTCGCCGCCGTGCCGGCGCGCCGGTCCGTGATGGCCGCCAAGACGGCCGTCGTCGCCGCGGTCACGGCCGGCTTCGGCGCGTTCGTCGCCGGGGTGTCCTTCGCGGTGACGCAGGCGGTCCTCGGCACCCTGGGCGCGGGGGTTCCCCTCGACCACCCGGGCGCCCTGCGCGTGGTCGCCGCGTCCGCGCTGCTTGCTCCGGTCGCCGGGCTCGCGGGCGTCGCGATCGGCGCGGTGGTGCGCCACGGCGCGGGCGCGGTGGTGGGCTGTGTCGTCGTCCTGCTGCTGCTCCCCCTGCTCCTCTCCGACGACCGCCACTGGTCGGCCGTCCTCGGGCACACGCTGCCGTACCAGGCGTGGCTGCGTCTGACCGACGTGCCCTACGGGCCGGCCGGTCTGGTCCACCCGTGGTCCGTGACCGGGGCGTGGACGGTCTACGCGCTCTGGGCCGTCGTGGCGGCGGCGGTGGCCGTGGCCGCCGTGCACCGCCGGGACCAGTGA